One part of the Ziziphus jujuba cultivar Dongzao chromosome 2, ASM3175591v1 genome encodes these proteins:
- the LOC107418039 gene encoding SWI/SNF complex component SNF12 homolog codes for MNNNNQAKNVGLPSHFGNSGGVPQSMPANHQTTHLLSQAQPQTQGGPHFPGHFQLSEPQAQALAQAQYAHAHAQAQAHAAHAQFQAQLQAQAQSAAQMHNVNASNAGVSSPSVATPATGSAKRTNQKPPSRPPGASNANAASPFKTMELTPAARRKKRKLPDKQIPDKVAALLPESALYTQLLEFEARVDSALARKKIDIQESLKHPAHVQKTLRIYVFNTFANQTQTSPENKNAEAPTWSLKIIGRLLEDGRDPVVAGTTQKFSTKFSSFFKKITIYLDQNLYPDNHVILWESSRSPVLHDGFEVKRKGDKEFSAMIRLEMNYVPEKFKLSPALSEVLGIEIETRARIIAAIWHYVKARKLQTHNDPCIFMCDPPLQKVFGEEKMKFSMVSQKISQHLIPPQPIHLEHKIKLSGNCPAGTTCYDLLVDVPLPLDKEMSAFLASTERNKEVDACDELICASIKKIYEHRRRRAFFLGFSQSPAEFINTLISSQSKDLKLVAGDASRNTEKERRSDFYNQPWVEDAVIRYLNRKSAGSDAPGSN; via the exons atgaataaCAATAATCAGGCAAAGAATGTTGGGCTACCATCCCATTTTGGGAATTCGGGGGGTGTGCCACAATCTATGCCTGCGAACCACCAGACCACCCATCTTCTCTCTCAGGCACAACCTCAAACACAAGGTGGGCCTCACTTTCCTGGTCATTTTCAGTTGTCTGAGCCACAAGCTCAGGCACTTGCCCAGGCGCAATATGCTCATGCCCATGCTCAAGCACAAGCTCATGCTGCTCATGCTCAATTCCAAGCTCAGTTGCAAGCTCAAGCGCAGTCTGCTGCCCAGATGCATAATGTTAATGCTAGTAATGCTGGTGTTTCTTCACCTTCTGTGGCAACACCAGCCACAGGTAGTGCCAAGCGGACTAATCAGAAGCCGCCTTCTCGACCACCAGGTGCATCTAATGCCAATGCAGCTTCACCATTTAAAACCATGGAGCTGACGCCAGCTGCCCGTAGAAAGAAACGAAAGCTACCTGACAAGCAAATACCAGATAAAGTGGCCGCCCTTCTGCCTGAGTCTGCTCTTTATACCCAGTTGCTTGAATTTGAGGCTCGTGTAGATTCtgctttggcaaggaagaagatTGACATTCAGGAGTCTCTTAAACACCCTGCTCATGTTCAGAAAACACTGAGAATTTATGTCTTCAACACCTTTGCAAACCAGACTCAGACGAGTCCTGAGAATAAGAATGCAGAAGCCCCAACTTGGTCACTTAAGATAATTGGGAGGTTATTGGAGGATGGAAGAGACCCTGTGGTTGCTGGGACAACACAGAAATTTAGCACGAAGTTCTCAtcttttttcaagaaaattacCATATACTTAGACCAGAACCTCTATCCAGATAACCATGTAATTTTGTGGGAAAGTTCTCGCTCCCCTGTTCTGCATGATGGCTTTGAGGTGAAGAGGAAAGGAGATAAGGAGTTTTCTGCAATGATAAGACTTGAGATGAATTATGTGCCCGAGAAATTTAAACTTTCACCGGCACTTAGTGAAGTTCTTGGAATTGAGATCGAGACCCGAGCAAGAATCATAGCTGCAATTTGGCATTATGTGAAGGCTAGGAAGTTACAAACCCATAATGACCCTTGTATCTTTATGTGTGATCCGCCTCTTCAAAAAGTTTTTGGCGaggagaaaatgaaattttccatGGTTTCTCAAAAGATATCACAACATTTGATTCCACCACAACCTATACATTTGGAGCACAAAATAAAGCTTTCAGGAAATTGCCCAGCTGGAACTACTTGCTACGATTTACTGGTTGATGTGCCTTTACCTCTAGATAAGGAAATGTCTGCATTCCTAGCAAGTACTGAGAGGAACAAAGAGGTTGATGCTTGTGATGAATTGATCTGTGCTTCCATAAAGAAGATCTATGAGCATCGTCGGCGACGGGCTTTCTTTCTTGGGTTTAGTCAGTCTCCAGCAGAGTTTATTAACACATTAATCTCTTCTCAGAGTAAGGATTTGAAGCTTGTTGCTGGAGATGCAAGTAGGAATACGGAAAAGGAACGTCGATCTGATTTCTATAATCAACCCTG GGTTGAAGATGCAGTTATTCGTTACCTGAACCGAAAATCTGCTGGAAGCGACGCCCCTGGAAGCAATTGA